One stretch of Cedecea neteri DNA includes these proteins:
- a CDS encoding MFS transporter, which translates to MSRTTTVSTAPTEDADESPASHSVSYIKRGTPQFMRVTLALFSAGLATFALLYCVQPILPVLSHEFGVSPASSSISLSVSTAMLAIGLLFTGPLSDAIGRKQVMVTALLLASCCTLLSTLMTSWHGILIMRALIGLSLSGVAAVGMTYLSEEMHPSVVAFSMGLYISGNSIGGMSGRLITGVLTDFFTWRVAVAAIGCFALASALMFWKILPQSRHFRASSLRPKTLFINFRLHWRDEGLPLLFAEGFLLMGAFVTLFNYIGYRMMEAPWFLSQAIVGLLSVAYLTGTWSSPKAGAMTAKYGRGPVLIGFTAIMFLGLTLTVFSSLIVIFAGMLLFSAGFFAAHSVASSWIGPRARRAKGQASSLYLFSYYLGSSLAGTLGGVFWHQFGWNGVAAFIGSLLLVALLVATRLHHKAH; encoded by the coding sequence TTGAGTCGTACAACTACCGTCAGCACCGCCCCGACAGAGGATGCCGACGAAAGCCCTGCATCTCACTCTGTCAGCTATATCAAACGAGGTACTCCCCAGTTTATGCGCGTCACGCTGGCGCTGTTTTCCGCCGGCCTTGCTACCTTCGCCCTGCTTTATTGCGTGCAGCCTATTTTGCCGGTGCTATCCCATGAGTTTGGCGTCAGCCCGGCGAGCAGCAGTATCTCGCTCTCGGTCTCTACCGCCATGCTGGCCATTGGCCTGCTGTTTACCGGCCCACTTTCGGACGCCATCGGCCGTAAACAGGTGATGGTGACCGCGCTGCTGCTGGCCTCCTGCTGTACCCTGCTGTCGACGCTGATGACCAGCTGGCACGGCATTCTTATTATGCGCGCCCTTATCGGCCTCTCTTTAAGCGGCGTTGCGGCAGTCGGCATGACCTACCTTAGCGAGGAGATGCACCCCAGCGTGGTGGCCTTCTCGATGGGCTTATACATTAGCGGGAACTCCATCGGCGGTATGAGCGGCCGCCTTATCACCGGCGTCCTGACCGATTTCTTTACCTGGCGCGTGGCGGTGGCGGCTATCGGCTGTTTTGCCCTCGCCTCGGCGCTGATGTTCTGGAAAATATTGCCCCAGTCCCGGCATTTCCGCGCATCCAGCCTGCGGCCAAAAACGCTGTTTATTAACTTCCGCCTGCACTGGCGTGATGAAGGGCTGCCGCTGCTGTTTGCCGAGGGCTTCCTGCTGATGGGGGCGTTTGTCACGCTGTTTAACTACATTGGCTATCGGATGATGGAAGCGCCGTGGTTCCTCAGCCAGGCCATTGTGGGCCTGCTCTCCGTGGCCTACCTCACCGGCACCTGGAGCTCGCCAAAAGCGGGCGCCATGACCGCGAAATATGGCCGTGGCCCGGTGCTGATTGGCTTCACCGCCATTATGTTTCTTGGCCTGACGCTGACCGTCTTCTCCTCGCTGATCGTCATTTTTGCCGGGATGCTGCTGTTCTCTGCGGGATTTTTTGCTGCCCACTCGGTTGCCAGCAGCTGGATTGGCCCACGCGCCCGGCGGGCAAAAGGCCAGGCCTCCTCGCTTTATCTGTTTAGCTATTATCTTGGCTCCAGCCTCGCGGGCACCCTCGGCGGCGTGTTCTGGCACCAGTTTGGCTGGAACGGCGTAGCGGCATTTATCGGCTCGCTGCTGCTGGTGGCTTTGCTGGTCGCCACGCGTTTGCACCACAAGGCACACTAA
- a CDS encoding carboxypeptidase M32 has translation MEKQNYNHLTRTFQRLSRFDHLSAIAGWDMSTMMPANGSQARGEALAELSVLKHQILTDKKIATLLQAAAQEDLNDVERANLREMTRHYQEAVLLPDALVEEKSLVGTRCEHGWRTQRPANDWQSFSTNLKEVVRVSREEARLRAEAKGISRYDALLDIYEPGMTSAKLDVLFGDLRDWLPDLLQKVVDKQSKEKTLTPQGPFATETQRQLGLDTMALLGFDFNGGRLDVSAHPFCGGVPEDVRITTRYNEEELFSSLFGVIHETGHARYEQNLPREWLGQPVSLARSTAIHESQSLFFEMQLGRSAPFLKLLLPKVIERFGPQPAFELNNFINVNQQVERGYIRVDADEVSYPAHVVLRYEIERALIDGDIEVDDIPALWNEKMQSWLGLSTEGNYRNGCMQDIHWTDGAFGYFPSYTLGAMYAAQLFSTASRALPNLEQEIAGGNFGALFDWLKQNIWQHGSRFTTSQLITNATGEDLNPLYFRKHLESRYL, from the coding sequence ATGGAAAAGCAAAACTATAATCACCTGACCCGAACCTTCCAGCGTCTGTCCCGTTTTGATCACCTGTCTGCCATTGCAGGCTGGGATATGTCCACCATGATGCCGGCCAACGGCAGTCAGGCTCGCGGCGAGGCCCTCGCTGAACTTAGCGTGCTTAAGCACCAGATCCTGACCGACAAGAAAATTGCCACCCTGCTACAGGCCGCCGCTCAGGAAGATCTTAATGACGTTGAGCGCGCCAACCTGCGCGAAATGACCCGCCATTATCAGGAAGCCGTGCTGCTGCCTGACGCGCTGGTGGAAGAAAAGTCGCTGGTCGGCACCCGCTGTGAACACGGCTGGCGCACCCAGCGCCCGGCCAACGACTGGCAGAGTTTCTCCACGAACCTGAAAGAAGTGGTTCGCGTTAGTCGCGAAGAAGCTCGCCTGCGTGCGGAGGCCAAAGGTATTTCCCGCTACGATGCGCTGCTGGATATCTACGAGCCGGGCATGACCAGCGCCAAGCTCGACGTATTGTTTGGCGATCTGCGTGACTGGCTGCCGGACCTGCTACAGAAGGTCGTCGACAAGCAGTCCAAAGAAAAAACGCTGACCCCGCAGGGGCCTTTTGCCACCGAAACTCAACGTCAACTGGGCCTTGATACCATGGCGCTGCTGGGCTTTGACTTCAACGGCGGGCGTCTGGACGTTAGCGCGCACCCGTTCTGCGGCGGCGTGCCTGAAGACGTGCGCATCACCACGCGCTATAACGAAGAAGAGTTGTTCAGCTCGCTGTTTGGCGTGATTCACGAAACCGGCCACGCGCGCTACGAGCAAAACCTGCCGCGTGAATGGCTGGGCCAGCCGGTTTCCCTTGCCCGTTCTACCGCCATCCATGAATCGCAGAGCCTGTTCTTTGAAATGCAGCTTGGCCGCAGCGCGCCTTTCCTGAAGCTGCTTCTGCCGAAGGTTATTGAGCGTTTTGGTCCGCAGCCGGCGTTTGAACTAAACAACTTTATCAACGTTAACCAGCAGGTTGAGCGAGGCTATATTCGCGTTGATGCTGATGAGGTGAGCTACCCGGCGCACGTTGTTCTGCGCTATGAGATTGAACGGGCCCTGATCGACGGCGATATCGAAGTCGACGACATCCCTGCGCTGTGGAATGAGAAAATGCAGTCCTGGCTCGGCCTGTCCACCGAAGGCAACTACCGCAACGGCTGCATGCAGGATATTCACTGGACCGACGGCGCTTTCGGCTACTTCCCGTCTTATACGCTCGGCGCGATGTACGCGGCCCAGCTGTTCAGCACGGCTTCACGGGCGCTGCCAAACCTGGAGCAGGAGATAGCCGGGGGTAATTTCGGCGCGTTATTTGACTGGTTAAAACAAAATATCTGGCAGCACGGCAGCCGTTTCACCACCTCACAGCTGATAACCAATGCTACCGGAGAAGACCTTAACCCATTGTATTTCCGCAAACATTTAGAGTCTCGCTACCTGTAA
- the bioD gene encoding dethiobiotin synthase yields the protein MLKRFFITGTDTAVGKTVVSRALLQALSASGKSVVGYKPVAKGSKETPEGLRNRDALVLQSVSTIKLPYEAINPIALSEEESSISHHGPINYSLLSSGLQRLSDQMDHVVVEGTGGWRSLMNDLRPLSDWVVQEQLPVLLVVGIQEGCINHALLTAQAIANDGLPFIGWVANRINPGLAHYAEIIEVLSKKLPGPLVGELPYLPRAEQRELGAYIDLSRLRNALTVDRLRA from the coding sequence ATGCTTAAGCGTTTCTTTATAACAGGTACCGATACCGCCGTGGGGAAGACGGTGGTTTCACGAGCCTTGCTGCAGGCGTTGTCGGCCAGCGGGAAAAGCGTCGTCGGTTACAAACCGGTCGCGAAGGGCAGTAAAGAGACGCCAGAGGGGCTGCGCAACAGGGATGCGTTGGTACTGCAAAGCGTCTCGACGATCAAACTGCCTTACGAAGCCATTAACCCCATTGCGCTGAGCGAAGAAGAGAGCAGCATCAGCCATCACGGGCCGATTAACTATTCGCTGCTGTCGAGCGGGCTGCAAAGGCTTTCCGACCAAATGGACCACGTCGTGGTGGAAGGCACGGGCGGCTGGCGTAGCCTGATGAACGATCTGCGCCCGCTGTCTGACTGGGTTGTTCAGGAGCAACTGCCGGTGCTGCTGGTGGTGGGCATTCAGGAAGGCTGCATCAATCACGCTTTACTGACCGCGCAGGCGATTGCTAATGACGGGCTGCCGTTCATTGGCTGGGTGGCTAACCGCATTAACCCAGGCCTGGCGCACTACGCGGAAATCATCGAGGTGCTGAGTAAGAAACTGCCAGGGCCGCTGGTCGGTGAGCTACCGTATCTACCCCGAGCAGAACAGCGCGAGCTGGGCGCGTATATCGATTTATCCAGGCTGCGCAACGCTCTGACGGTAGACCGACTGCGGGCGTAA
- a CDS encoding LysR family transcriptional regulator, which produces MNIELRHLRYFVAVAEELHFGRAAARLRISQPPLSQQIQILEEQIGARLLARTNRSVNLTAAGQQFLSDARQILSQVDASAARAARLHQGETGELRIGFTSSAPFIKAVSDSLSRFRKRYPDVHLQMREVNTREQIAPLNEGELELGLMRNTRLPDTLNWTLILREPLLAMVHRDHPLASSRSVSLKQLAQEPFVFFDPHVGTGLYDDIIGLLRRHHIVPYITQEVGEAMTIIGLVSAGLGVSILPASFQRIRLSDVVWLPIDEQEAQSELWLVWPKHRELSEAAKRISALLTEASWALK; this is translated from the coding sequence ATGAATATTGAGCTGCGCCATCTTCGCTATTTTGTCGCCGTCGCCGAAGAGCTGCATTTTGGCCGGGCGGCTGCCCGGCTGCGGATCTCCCAGCCGCCGCTTAGCCAGCAAATTCAAATCCTCGAAGAGCAAATCGGTGCCCGACTGCTGGCGCGCACCAATCGTAGCGTTAACCTCACCGCGGCGGGGCAGCAGTTTCTCAGCGATGCCCGGCAAATTCTCAGTCAGGTTGATGCCTCTGCCGCACGTGCCGCACGCCTGCATCAGGGGGAAACCGGCGAACTGCGTATCGGTTTTACGTCCTCCGCGCCGTTTATTAAAGCAGTTTCAGACAGCCTGTCCCGCTTTCGCAAGCGTTACCCTGACGTGCATCTCCAGATGCGTGAGGTGAATACCCGCGAGCAAATTGCCCCTTTGAATGAGGGCGAGCTTGAGCTGGGGCTAATGCGTAATACGCGCCTGCCGGATACCCTGAACTGGACGCTGATTTTGCGTGAACCGCTGCTGGCGATGGTTCATCGCGACCATCCGCTGGCCAGCAGCCGCTCGGTATCGCTTAAGCAGCTTGCGCAGGAGCCGTTTGTTTTCTTTGACCCGCACGTTGGTACCGGGCTGTACGACGACATTATCGGCTTACTCCGACGTCATCATATCGTGCCGTACATCACTCAGGAGGTCGGTGAGGCGATGACCATCATTGGTCTGGTTTCTGCCGGGCTGGGGGTATCGATTCTTCCTGCTTCGTTTCAACGCATTCGCCTGAGCGATGTGGTGTGGCTGCCCATTGACGAACAGGAAGCGCAGTCGGAACTTTGGCTGGTCTGGCCGAAGCACCGGGAGCTGTCGGAGGCGGCAAAGCGTATCTCGGCGCTGTTAACCGAAGCCTCCTGGGCGTTAAAATAG
- the clcB gene encoding voltage-gated ClC-type chloride channel ClcB, with protein sequence MHRLHAFPDIREMLRRLVIAIFIGLASALVVWLFRQAMYLLENVFLGDHGGSLVAAASALAPWRRVLTPAAGGLLAGLLLWGWQRATRQRPSAPTDYMEAIETGDGRLDVPSSLVKSAASLIVVSSGSAIGREGAMILLATVFASVFAQRFTPDKEWKLWVACGAAAGMASAYHAPLAGSLFIAEILFGSLMLASLGPVVIAAVSALLMTHLLNGGQAPLYIVTLLDPPLPAHYGLMALLGLTAGVAGPLMLWLLAKSSALFRGLRLSPPLQLALGGLIVGLLSLVTPTAWGNGYSVVQSFLSSPPALLFVAGVLLCKLLAVMASSGSGAPGGVFTPTLFMGAALGMLFGQICGLWGGGEPLIILLGLTGMASLLAATTHAPIMATLMICEMTGEFTLLPGLLLTCVIASTLSRWLRPQSVYRQSVAQPG encoded by the coding sequence ATGCACCGTTTACACGCCTTTCCGGACATCAGAGAAATGCTTCGCCGCCTGGTGATTGCGATCTTTATTGGCCTGGCCTCCGCGCTGGTTGTGTGGCTATTTCGTCAGGCTATGTATCTGCTGGAAAACGTCTTCCTGGGCGACCACGGCGGCAGCCTTGTTGCGGCGGCGTCCGCGCTCGCGCCATGGCGACGCGTATTAACACCTGCGGCAGGCGGCCTGCTGGCCGGGCTTCTGCTATGGGGCTGGCAGAGAGCTACCCGCCAGCGCCCTTCTGCGCCAACCGACTATATGGAAGCCATTGAAACAGGCGACGGCAGGCTGGACGTTCCTTCCAGCCTGGTCAAATCCGCCGCATCGCTGATCGTCGTGTCAAGCGGCAGCGCCATCGGCCGTGAAGGGGCGATGATCCTGCTGGCAACGGTTTTTGCCTCCGTATTTGCGCAGCGCTTTACCCCAGACAAAGAATGGAAGCTATGGGTGGCCTGCGGAGCCGCCGCCGGGATGGCAAGCGCCTACCATGCGCCGCTGGCGGGCAGCCTGTTTATCGCGGAGATTTTATTTGGCTCGCTGATGCTTGCCTCGCTGGGGCCGGTGGTGATTGCCGCCGTCAGCGCCCTGCTGATGACCCACCTGCTGAACGGCGGCCAGGCCCCGCTGTACATCGTCACCCTGCTCGATCCGCCTTTGCCTGCCCATTACGGGCTTATGGCGCTGCTCGGGTTAACGGCGGGTGTCGCCGGGCCGCTCATGCTGTGGCTGCTGGCCAAAAGCAGCGCGCTATTTCGCGGTCTTCGGCTGTCGCCGCCGCTGCAGCTGGCGCTCGGCGGGCTGATTGTCGGCCTGCTCTCGCTGGTGACGCCAACCGCCTGGGGCAACGGGTACAGCGTGGTGCAGTCGTTTCTTTCCAGCCCGCCCGCGCTGCTGTTTGTGGCGGGCGTATTGCTGTGCAAGCTGCTGGCGGTGATGGCAAGCAGCGGCTCCGGGGCACCGGGCGGCGTCTTTACGCCAACGTTGTTTATGGGCGCGGCGCTGGGCATGCTGTTTGGGCAGATTTGCGGGCTTTGGGGTGGCGGCGAACCGCTGATTATCCTGCTGGGGCTAACGGGAATGGCGTCTTTGCTGGCGGCGACCACGCATGCGCCGATTATGGCGACGCTGATGATTTGCGAAATGACAGGGGAGTTTACGCTGCTCCCCGGTTTACTGCTGACCTGCGTTATCGCCTCAACGCTGTCGCGCTGGTTACGCCCGCAGTCGGTCTACCGTCAGAGCGTTGCGCAGCCTGGATAA
- the mlc gene encoding sugar metabolism global transcriptional regulator Mlc produces the protein MVADSQPGHIDQIKQTNAGVVYRLIDTHGPVSRIDLSRLAQLAPASITKIVREMIEAHLVQETEIQDPGSRGRPAVGLMLETEAWHYLSIRLSRGEISLGLRDLSSKLVVEDSVDLPTDDQQPLLERIVYQVDQFFIRHQHKLERLTAIAITLPGIIDTVHGIIHRMPFYDICDMPLGEALEKHTGVPVFIQHDISAWTMAEGLFGASQGARDVIQVVIDHNVGAGVITDGRLLHAGSSSLVEIGHTQVDPYGKRCYCGNHGCLETIASVESVLELAQQRMSQSMGSMLHGQPLSVESLCDAALNGDLLAKDIITGVGQNVGRILAIMVNLFNPQKILIGSPLNRAAAILHPAITDCIRQQALPAYSSHTVVEGTQFNNRGTMAGAALVKDAMYNGSLLIRLLQG, from the coding sequence GTGGTTGCTGATAGTCAACCGGGCCATATCGATCAGATTAAACAAACCAATGCCGGCGTTGTTTATCGCTTGATTGATACCCACGGCCCGGTGTCGCGGATCGATCTTTCCCGCCTGGCGCAGCTGGCCCCGGCCAGTATCACCAAGATTGTGCGAGAAATGATTGAGGCGCATCTGGTACAGGAAACGGAAATCCAGGATCCCGGCAGCCGGGGCCGCCCTGCGGTCGGCCTGATGCTGGAAACCGAAGCGTGGCATTACCTCTCCATACGCCTGAGCCGGGGCGAAATCTCCCTTGGCCTGCGCGACCTCAGCAGCAAGCTGGTGGTAGAAGACTCGGTGGACCTCCCGACGGATGACCAGCAGCCTCTGCTGGAACGCATCGTTTACCAGGTTGACCAGTTCTTTATTCGCCATCAGCATAAGCTCGAACGTCTTACCGCCATCGCTATCACGCTCCCTGGTATTATTGATACCGTGCACGGCATTATTCATCGCATGCCGTTCTACGACATCTGCGATATGCCGCTGGGCGAGGCGCTGGAGAAGCACACCGGCGTGCCGGTATTTATCCAGCACGACATCAGCGCGTGGACCATGGCAGAAGGGCTTTTTGGCGCCTCTCAGGGAGCCAGAGACGTCATTCAGGTAGTGATTGATCATAACGTGGGGGCCGGGGTTATCACCGATGGCCGCCTGCTTCACGCCGGCAGCAGCAGCCTGGTGGAAATTGGCCATACGCAGGTCGACCCGTATGGCAAACGCTGTTACTGCGGCAACCACGGCTGTCTGGAAACTATCGCCAGCGTGGAAAGCGTGCTGGAACTGGCGCAGCAGCGTATGAGCCAGTCTATGGGCTCGATGTTGCACGGCCAGCCGCTGAGCGTGGAATCGCTGTGCGACGCCGCGCTGAACGGTGATCTGCTGGCCAAAGACATTATCACCGGCGTCGGGCAAAACGTTGGGCGCATTCTGGCCATCATGGTTAACCTGTTTAACCCGCAAAAGATCCTTATCGGTTCGCCACTTAATCGCGCCGCCGCGATCCTTCATCCGGCCATCACCGACTGTATCCGCCAGCAGGCCTTACCCGCCTACAGCAGCCACACCGTGGTGGAAGGCACACAGTTTAATAACCGCGGCACCATGGCCGGGGCGGCGCTGGTTAAAGACGCAATGTATAACGGCTCTTTACTAATTCGCCTGCTGCAGGGCTAA
- the asr gene encoding acid resistance repetitive basic protein Asr, giving the protein MKKVLALVVAAAMGLSSAAFAADTTATAPAAAPATTAAAPAAKAPAAKVTHHKKHKKAAAQKAQAAKKHHKKAAKPATEQKAQAAKKHHKKATKPAAQKAQAAKKHHKKAAKPATEQKAQAAKKHHKKATKPAAQKAQAAKKHHKKAVKPAAQKAQAAKKHVKKHHKAAAKPAAQPAA; this is encoded by the coding sequence ATGAAAAAAGTATTAGCTCTGGTTGTTGCCGCTGCTATGGGTCTGTCTTCTGCTGCTTTCGCTGCTGACACTACCGCTACCGCGCCAGCTGCTGCTCCAGCAACCACCGCTGCTGCACCTGCTGCTAAAGCTCCAGCTGCAAAAGTAACTCATCATAAAAAACACAAAAAAGCTGCCGCTCAGAAAGCTCAGGCTGCTAAAAAGCACCACAAAAAAGCCGCTAAGCCAGCGACCGAGCAGAAAGCTCAGGCTGCCAAAAAGCACCACAAAAAAGCAACCAAACCAGCTGCTCAGAAAGCCCAGGCTGCTAAAAAACACCACAAAAAAGCCGCTAAGCCAGCGACCGAGCAGAAAGCTCAGGCTGCCAAAAAGCACCACAAAAAAGCAACCAAACCAGCTGCTCAGAAAGCCCAGGCTGCTAAAAAACACCACAAAAAAGCAGTAAAACCAGCTGCTCAGAAAGCTCAGGCTGCTAAAAAACACGTGAAAAAACATCACAAAGCCGCTGCTAAACCAGCTGCACAGCCAGCAGCATAA